Proteins from a genomic interval of Acetobacterium woodii DSM 1030:
- a CDS encoding GGDEF domain-containing phosphodiesterase translates to MGKSNAKSLTLMRVKIILLILFLVGIICIFYAIAADQVKSSNTDSRENILIIHSYNQGFSWTDELHHGIIEQLPDSQYNIYTEYLDAYRDNPLNQNKIETIKSYATKNIDYIVVTDNTAFDLILTLKKDFFPNTPVLFAGVNGGIPPNMAFDDVKGILQNIDYREFLLWLNATMPQIKDLLVCGADTATTKGTYAQIIKAYEDLNPINLNFTIHSITIDDYFEQTNEIKAYDKNATALYSAGSFGVLNHDQYTDMLSSNTNMPTFCGVSTSITNQVIGGFVISPHQHGAILGKEILELSAGRDITTLPIIEKPVEARIFNYYGMKAFNISVSDLPPNSKIINNPKNNYTLTYNQVILFITMILLLMVIISGLLIIIKIRRKANLSLSKANDDLYKNKIELEEKGEKLIESQIALTKNYDLLVAANEKISNLVNYNQAIGIYTEIRFIDLLKTNFALDKEITFFNITITNLNELTYSQGKEIYEAILKRIADFLNRIISANDLIGLAGNNDFLIATEGIYEVESDLVKEIIRFFEHPFVLDLITVIIKYKIGIAYYPSQSSSYTELLYHSRLAIMPEINNELSNVAVFKHTTIEKIIHENCIRTEIETAMEKQELMLYYQPKYGIDGVTMVGLEALIRWNHKDGTIKTPAYFIDVAEQSGQIINIGFYVIEQVCETIVKYDLITRKIPVAINLSGQHFASKDILYKLKDVIERYRIPQFLLEIEITETALIANKEFGAAILTELRNFGFTITLDDFGTGYSSISYIKCLPIDKIKIDQSFTRRLDDLKSRNLLKGIIQMAHELSFEVTVEGVETEAQYEIIKTFKPDELQGYLFKRPCPIEELFEKN, encoded by the coding sequence ATGGGTAAATCAAATGCAAAAAGTCTGACTTTAATGCGTGTTAAAATAATATTATTGATTCTTTTTTTAGTGGGGATAATATGTATTTTTTACGCGATTGCTGCTGATCAGGTTAAGAGTTCAAATACCGATTCGCGAGAAAATATTTTAATTATTCATTCTTACAATCAGGGATTTTCCTGGACAGATGAACTGCATCATGGGATTATAGAACAACTTCCAGATAGTCAATATAATATTTATACAGAATATTTGGACGCATATCGCGATAATCCGCTGAATCAAAATAAAATTGAAACCATTAAGAGTTATGCAACGAAGAACATCGATTATATTGTCGTGACTGATAATACGGCTTTTGATCTTATTTTAACGCTAAAAAAGGATTTTTTTCCGAATACGCCGGTGTTATTTGCCGGAGTAAATGGCGGAATACCTCCGAATATGGCGTTTGATGATGTCAAAGGAATTCTTCAAAATATTGACTATCGCGAGTTTTTGTTATGGTTAAATGCCACAATGCCGCAAATTAAAGATCTATTGGTTTGCGGAGCGGATACCGCAACAACAAAGGGGACCTATGCCCAGATCATCAAAGCGTATGAAGATTTAAACCCCATAAATCTTAATTTTACGATCCATTCAATCACAATTGACGATTATTTTGAACAAACGAATGAGATAAAAGCGTATGATAAAAACGCGACAGCGCTTTATTCAGCGGGCTCTTTTGGGGTACTGAACCATGATCAATATACAGATATGTTATCCTCCAATACAAATATGCCAACATTTTGTGGGGTCTCAACATCAATTACGAATCAGGTTATTGGCGGTTTTGTGATCTCACCTCATCAACATGGAGCGATCCTGGGTAAGGAAATACTTGAACTTTCGGCTGGTCGCGACATCACCACATTGCCGATAATTGAAAAACCGGTTGAAGCGCGAATTTTTAATTATTATGGGATGAAAGCGTTTAATATTTCAGTATCCGATTTACCACCAAATAGTAAGATTATTAATAATCCTAAAAACAATTATACGCTGACATATAATCAGGTGATCCTTTTTATAACCATGATTTTATTATTGATGGTGATCATATCGGGGTTATTAATCATTATAAAAATTCGCAGAAAAGCGAATTTATCTTTATCAAAAGCAAATGATGATTTATATAAAAACAAAATTGAGCTTGAAGAAAAAGGAGAAAAGCTGATTGAAAGTCAAATAGCGCTGACAAAAAATTACGACTTGCTGGTGGCAGCTAACGAAAAAATATCTAACTTGGTGAATTATAATCAGGCAATAGGTATTTATACAGAAATACGATTTATTGATCTGCTAAAAACGAATTTTGCACTAGATAAAGAAATCACATTTTTTAATATTACGATTACAAATTTAAATGAATTAACTTATAGTCAGGGAAAAGAAATTTATGAAGCAATCCTTAAACGGATTGCTGACTTTTTAAACAGGATCATTTCAGCAAATGATTTAATTGGCTTAGCCGGAAATAATGATTTTTTAATTGCAACAGAAGGCATTTATGAAGTGGAATCCGACCTGGTTAAGGAAATTATCCGATTCTTTGAACATCCATTTGTTTTAGATTTGATTACGGTGATAATAAAATACAAAATTGGAATCGCTTATTATCCGTCGCAATCAAGCTCATATACAGAATTGTTGTATCATAGCCGATTGGCCATTATGCCAGAAATTAATAATGAGCTCTCGAATGTGGCCGTTTTTAAACACACAACAATCGAAAAAATCATACACGAAAACTGTATTAGAACAGAAATTGAAACGGCAATGGAAAAACAAGAGCTGATGCTTTATTATCAACCCAAATATGGAATAGATGGGGTTACAATGGTTGGTTTGGAGGCTTTAATTCGCTGGAATCACAAAGATGGGACAATCAAAACGCCAGCCTATTTTATCGATGTCGCGGAGCAATCAGGTCAAATTATCAATATCGGTTTTTATGTGATTGAGCAAGTTTGTGAAACAATCGTCAAGTATGATTTGATAACCAGGAAAATTCCTGTTGCGATCAATCTATCAGGTCAGCATTTTGCCAGCAAAGATATTTTGTATAAATTAAAAGATGTCATCGAGCGCTATCGAATACCGCAATTTTTATTAGAAATCGAAATTACTGAAACCGCTTTGATTGCTAATAAAGAATTTGGTGCTGCAATTTTGACAGAATTAAGAAATTTTGGATTTACCATCACGCTTGATGATTTTGGAACGGGTTATTCGTCGATTAGTTATATCAAGTGTTTGCCAATCGATAAGATCAAAATTGATCAGTCATTTACCCGGCGACTGGATGATTTAAAGTCACGTAACTTGTTAAAAGGAATTATTCAAATGGCCCATGAACTGTCTTTTGAAGTCACTGTTGAAGGCGTGGAAACCGAAGCACAGTATGAAATCATTAAAACCTTTAAACCGGATGAACTTCAGGGCTATTTATTTAAGCGGCCGTGTCCAATCGAAGAATTATTTGAGAAGAACTAA
- a CDS encoding transaldolase family protein — MSKNIIKANLSSLDAQIISGEEDFVHYMMKSKLSAEEFESLNRKVKFIGVTDEFKNVMKTFKVPEGETPAGFKKEFIFEKEGVLRINLARDISYDKNGELRPTKVLFSADSANPYEVEPIAPLIANLTCNPGIIYDLFINNPKANINGLYKNRDEVMSEIARILGPGCDISVELNNPFETDFNKILDEAAKFKEMLSEYRVVIKVPHTGAVTKDNYKQLLEGDQKLNVRQDQVKTEGALHGHSLALKLQEQGYRVNFTLMFEPFQTQLALQAKPYFINSFVRHRLIQSEEIKKMIACYDATHDKRHLETLRNYFIACDYYTQEDKLMALENVYALGQGIIKYRHFEDAEGQDGLDSMRHNLRLLKNCNLKDTRLIVCSMEGPFNYPDIDKLMCEPEFIDMHHKLVITAEPNYLARFTSTNQVISYQRRFMNAAKGQK, encoded by the coding sequence ATGAGTAAAAATATTATAAAAGCAAATTTATCATCATTGGATGCACAAATAATTTCGGGGGAAGAAGATTTCGTTCATTATATGATGAAGAGCAAATTATCGGCAGAAGAATTTGAAAGTTTAAATAGAAAAGTAAAATTTATTGGCGTTACCGACGAATTTAAAAATGTAATGAAGACCTTTAAGGTTCCCGAGGGCGAAACACCAGCGGGATTTAAAAAAGAATTTATTTTTGAAAAGGAAGGTGTTTTACGGATCAATCTGGCAAGAGATATCAGTTATGATAAAAATGGCGAATTGAGACCAACAAAGGTTCTTTTTTCGGCGGACAGTGCCAATCCCTATGAGGTAGAGCCGATTGCACCGCTAATTGCAAACCTAACCTGCAATCCGGGAATCATCTATGATTTATTTATTAATAACCCCAAAGCAAACATCAATGGACTTTATAAAAATCGTGATGAGGTCATGAGTGAAATAGCCAGAATTCTAGGTCCTGGTTGTGATATTAGTGTTGAATTAAATAATCCTTTTGAAACCGATTTTAATAAAATTTTGGATGAAGCTGCAAAATTCAAAGAAATGTTATCAGAATATCGGGTCGTCATAAAAGTGCCTCATACTGGGGCGGTAACCAAAGACAATTATAAACAGCTTTTGGAAGGTGATCAGAAATTAAATGTACGGCAAGATCAGGTTAAGACCGAAGGGGCGCTACATGGTCATAGTCTGGCACTGAAATTACAAGAGCAGGGTTACCGGGTTAATTTTACTTTGATGTTTGAGCCTTTCCAAACCCAATTGGCACTTCAAGCTAAACCTTATTTTATTAATTCTTTTGTACGGCATCGCTTAATTCAATCAGAAGAAATTAAGAAAATGATTGCTTGTTATGATGCCACCCATGATAAAAGGCATTTGGAAACATTGCGAAATTATTTTATCGCTTGTGATTACTATACCCAGGAAGATAAATTAATGGCTCTTGAGAACGTTTATGCATTAGGACAGGGGATTATCAAGTATCGCCATTTTGAAGATGCCGAAGGTCAGGATGGTCTGGATTCGATGCGACATAATCTGCGACTGCTCAAAAATTGCAATTTAAAAGATACCCGTTTGATTGTTTGCTCCATGGAAGGACCGTTTAATTATCCGGATATTGATAAATTGATGTGTGAACCCGAATTTATCGATATGCATCACAAATTGGTGATCACCGCTGAACCTAATTATCTGGCTCGGTTTACATCGACGAATCAGGTTATCAGTTATCAACGTCGCTTTATGAATGCTGCAAAAGGCCAAAAATAG
- a CDS encoding YbaK/EbsC family protein, with product MAIEKVRAYFKQFNIDSQIQEFETSSATVELAAQALGCEPERIAKTLSFKLDDQCILIVAAGDAKIDNAKFKSHFNAKAKMLAADEVDRLVGHGVGGVCPFAVNDDVTVYLDHSLRRFNTVFPACGSSNSAIELTVAELEKYSNSIMWLDVCKNWQPQN from the coding sequence ATGGCAATTGAAAAAGTTCGGGCTTATTTTAAACAATTTAATATTGATTCGCAAATTCAGGAATTCGAAACATCTTCGGCAACGGTTGAACTGGCCGCTCAAGCATTAGGTTGTGAACCTGAAAGAATCGCCAAAACGTTATCGTTTAAATTGGATGATCAATGTATCTTAATCGTAGCCGCTGGCGATGCCAAAATTGACAACGCCAAATTCAAATCACATTTTAACGCCAAAGCTAAAATGCTTGCCGCCGATGAGGTTGATCGTCTTGTTGGACATGGGGTTGGCGGCGTTTGTCCTTTTGCCGTTAATGATGATGTGACCGTTTATCTGGATCACTCACTCAGACGCTTCAACACCGTTTTTCCCGCCTGCGGAAGCAGCAATAGTGCTATTGAATTAACCGTTGCCGAGTTGGAAAAATACTCCAATAGTATTATGTGGTTAGATGTCTGTAAAAATTGGCAACCCCAAAACTAA
- a CDS encoding FGGY-family carbohydrate kinase, with protein sequence MSKYFMGVDGGTGSLRVAVFDEKGKNMGYEVVEYDTYYPKSGWAEQDDGDWWNAMKTAIPAAIKNSKVDPKEIVAITCDATTSTVVLLDKNDQILRRPILWMDVRAASQAEKITNANHRMNRYYLSGVPAESLIPKCMWIKENEAEIWNNTETVLEYTSWMNWKLTGQKTVDNSIAAFRWFYDEPAGGWQKDFYELIGLEDLMDKLPEQILKTGETLGKVSKETASVLGLSENTLVIEGAFDACACMLGVGSVTAGGMAMIGGSSTCLFGLSEVEFHSEGVNGAYPNCAIDGTSLVEGGQASSGSVIAWFRNNLAPKEWFDEAEAKGTTLYQIMDKYAAEIPIGSNGLIMLDYFQGNRAPYSDSLARGMFVGLSLGHEISHIARSIMEGVTFGAAHCIKAMADSGYKVEKIYACGGMAQSDFWMQMHADVMGIPIYITKESQSAGCLGDAMAGAVGSGLYASIEEAANNMVAVDKVYTPIQSNYDDYQFYFEKYMALWPMVSDLVHDMVNYINK encoded by the coding sequence GTGAGTAAGTATTTTATGGGTGTTGACGGTGGAACGGGGAGTCTTCGCGTCGCAGTTTTTGACGAAAAAGGGAAAAATATGGGATATGAAGTTGTTGAATATGATACCTATTATCCCAAAAGTGGTTGGGCAGAACAGGATGATGGAGATTGGTGGAACGCCATGAAAACCGCGATTCCGGCTGCGATCAAGAATTCAAAGGTTGATCCGAAAGAAATTGTCGCCATTACTTGTGATGCAACAACAAGTACGGTGGTATTATTGGATAAAAACGATCAGATTCTGCGGCGACCTATTTTATGGATGGATGTACGAGCTGCTTCTCAGGCCGAAAAAATCACAAACGCAAATCATCGCATGAATCGTTATTATCTATCAGGAGTGCCAGCCGAAAGTTTGATTCCCAAATGCATGTGGATTAAAGAAAACGAAGCGGAAATTTGGAATAACACGGAAACGGTACTTGAATACACCAGTTGGATGAATTGGAAATTAACTGGACAAAAAACAGTTGATAATTCAATTGCAGCATTTCGGTGGTTTTACGATGAACCTGCTGGCGGATGGCAAAAAGACTTTTACGAATTAATTGGATTGGAAGATCTGATGGATAAACTTCCGGAACAAATTTTAAAAACAGGGGAAACCTTAGGTAAAGTTTCAAAAGAAACCGCTTCTGTTTTAGGACTATCAGAAAATACCTTAGTAATCGAAGGTGCCTTTGATGCTTGTGCCTGCATGTTAGGTGTCGGTAGCGTTACGGCGGGAGGAATGGCAATGATTGGTGGCAGTTCAACCTGTTTATTCGGACTTTCAGAAGTTGAATTCCACAGCGAAGGAGTCAATGGTGCTTATCCTAATTGTGCGATCGATGGTACTAGTTTAGTCGAAGGAGGGCAAGCATCGTCAGGCTCAGTAATCGCCTGGTTTAGAAATAATTTAGCACCAAAGGAGTGGTTTGATGAAGCAGAAGCAAAGGGAACCACCCTTTATCAAATTATGGACAAGTATGCGGCTGAGATTCCGATTGGTTCAAATGGTTTGATCATGTTGGACTATTTCCAGGGTAACCGCGCTCCGTATTCAGATTCGCTTGCTCGAGGGATGTTTGTTGGTCTATCACTGGGCCATGAAATAAGTCATATTGCCCGTTCGATTATGGAGGGTGTAACATTTGGCGCGGCCCATTGCATTAAAGCGATGGCCGATTCGGGTTATAAAGTTGAGAAAATTTATGCCTGTGGTGGTATGGCACAATCTGATTTTTGGATGCAAATGCACGCTGATGTCATGGGAATTCCAATTTATATTACAAAAGAAAGTCAAAGTGCCGGATGCCTGGGCGATGCAATGGCTGGCGCCGTTGGATCGGGATTGTATGCATCGATTGAAGAAGCCGCCAATAATATGGTTGCAGTGGACAAAGTTTATACACCAATTCAATCGAATTATGATGACTACCAATTTTACTTTGAAAAATATATGGCATTATGGCCAATGGTTAGCGATCTAGTTCACGATATGGTTAATTATATTAATAAATAA
- a CDS encoding DUF4153 domain-containing protein, which translates to MIKKILEKLSQLVEALSRYPLTVIFLVAAAIINAMSINQNVDYSKWLLTFLMGGFLGMTLQVFWERFFNTRLSWFLTMGMALILTLGYFLLVEDKTTIGVEIEVRTGVILLILLVAYIWVPVIKSELSFNESFMASFKAFFMTALFAGVLFLGCVVIITAIDQLLWAVSDKAFIHTLNVIGFLFAPVYFLSLGPVYPGASDKNRSSEKLKHNRKKLENACSCPKFLEILISYILIPLIFMYTVILIVYIIKNITGSFWTDNLLEPMLIGFAVTVILIYILASNFENKFAVWFRKVFPKLLIPIVLFQIAASVLKIQDTGITYSRYYVIIFGIFAAISGVVMSVNGVRKNGIIAAVLIGILLFSLIPPVDAFTISRTNQIDRLTNVLGRNGMLQTGDVVVANTSLSERDQKIIAETVDYLVMMEYSKNIPYLGENFDIDRDFYNTFGFYYDEKSNRLKDSVFLNLDRQEPIDISNYDTLVEIDFYEQDQKIESDISYFKINGKKYTLSWDKTADFKILKLTDETNQDLIQINMKEVFDYYNTVATENSQLNKTALTANEATFIKENNEATIALVAKNLNIEKSDQVNGGNGSFYVLIKIR; encoded by the coding sequence ATGATTAAAAAAATTTTAGAAAAACTTAGTCAATTGGTGGAAGCCTTGTCGCGGTATCCGCTAACTGTTATTTTTTTAGTGGCGGCGGCAATTATCAATGCGATGTCGATCAATCAGAATGTAGACTATTCAAAATGGTTATTAACTTTTTTGATGGGAGGATTTTTGGGGATGACGCTTCAGGTTTTTTGGGAGCGTTTTTTTAATACCCGATTATCCTGGTTTTTGACGATGGGAATGGCATTGATTCTGACGTTAGGTTACTTTCTTTTGGTCGAAGATAAGACGACTATCGGAGTGGAAATTGAGGTGCGCACGGGGGTGATTTTGCTAATTTTATTGGTAGCTTATATTTGGGTGCCTGTGATCAAAAGCGAGCTCAGTTTCAATGAAAGTTTTATGGCTTCGTTTAAAGCGTTTTTTATGACAGCACTTTTTGCAGGCGTACTTTTTTTAGGATGTGTAGTGATTATTACCGCGATCGATCAGCTTCTTTGGGCGGTTTCAGATAAGGCATTTATACATACTCTTAATGTGATCGGTTTTCTGTTTGCACCCGTTTATTTTTTATCGCTGGGGCCTGTTTATCCGGGAGCTTCGGACAAAAACCGATCGTCAGAAAAATTGAAGCATAACCGAAAAAAGTTAGAAAATGCTTGTTCATGTCCTAAATTTCTAGAGATTCTTATTTCTTATATTTTGATTCCTTTAATTTTTATGTATACAGTCATTTTGATTGTTTATATTATCAAAAATATCACTGGAAGTTTTTGGACCGATAATTTGTTGGAACCGATGTTGATAGGATTTGCCGTAACAGTTATTTTAATTTATATTCTGGCCAGTAATTTCGAAAACAAATTTGCAGTTTGGTTTAGAAAAGTTTTTCCCAAGCTGTTAATACCGATTGTTTTGTTTCAAATTGCGGCATCCGTTTTAAAAATTCAGGATACCGGAATCACGTATAGCCGTTATTATGTAATTATTTTTGGCATTTTTGCGGCAATTTCTGGAGTTGTTATGAGTGTTAATGGGGTCCGTAAAAACGGAATTATTGCGGCAGTGCTGATTGGCATTTTGCTGTTTTCCTTAATCCCACCGGTGGATGCGTTTACGATCAGTCGAACGAATCAGATCGATCGACTGACGAATGTTCTTGGGCGCAATGGAATGTTACAAACCGGGGATGTTGTGGTGGCAAATACATCGTTATCTGAAAGGGATCAGAAAATTATTGCCGAAACGGTAGATTATCTGGTTATGATGGAGTATTCAAAAAATATCCCTTATTTGGGTGAAAATTTTGATATCGATAGAGATTTTTATAATACCTTTGGATTTTATTATGATGAGAAGAGTAATCGTTTAAAGGATTCGGTTTTTCTCAATTTGGATAGACAAGAACCAATTGACATCTCCAATTATGATACACTTGTTGAGATCGATTTTTATGAACAGGATCAAAAGATCGAGTCAGATATTAGCTATTTTAAGATAAATGGAAAAAAATACACACTCTCCTGGGATAAAACCGCTGACTTTAAAATCCTAAAATTAACAGATGAAACAAATCAGGACCTGATTCAAATTAATATGAAAGAAGTATTTGATTATTATAATACTGTTGCGACTGAAAATAGTCAGCTAAACAAAACTGCTTTAACAGCTAATGAGGCGACATTTATTAAAGAAAACAACGAAGCGACGATTGCCTTAGTGGCAAAAAATTTAAATATTGAAAAGTCAGATCAGGTCAATGGAGGTAATGGTAGCTTTTATGTTTTAATCAAAATTCGATAG
- a CDS encoding thiamine pyrophosphate-dependent dehydrogenase E1 component subunit alpha gives MADQKTLELIKEEFNAYTEMYLPEELSQEEQLKMYGTMCLIRHFEEEVKPLWMANKVHGYYHPYITEEAIAVAIISQLRKEDYIGSTHRGHGHVIAKGGDIKKMMAELFGKEEGYNKGRGGSMHIADMSIGMLGASGIVGAAVAPAVGSALRSWIKRTDDVTVVFFGDGGANAGSIYEAMNMAAAWKLPVIFVCENNQWAIATDIARVTGDAEIYQRGIGLGIPSFQCDGFNIYQIWETAKEAIERARTGEGSTFIECKTLRLLGHHATDDNWYRDMSIVEKYWQIEPITRMGEFMVENNIASEAELKALDDDAMQQVQESIVYADTQCHEPSLDTFYDHIYADGEVIK, from the coding sequence ATGGCAGACCAAAAAACACTCGAACTGATTAAAGAAGAATTCAATGCATATACCGAGATGTATCTTCCAGAAGAATTGAGTCAGGAAGAACAATTGAAAATGTATGGGACAATGTGTTTAATCAGGCATTTTGAAGAAGAAGTAAAACCGTTGTGGATGGCAAATAAGGTACATGGGTATTATCACCCCTATATTACCGAAGAAGCAATTGCGGTAGCAATTATTTCACAACTTCGTAAAGAAGATTATATTGGTTCGACACATCGCGGTCATGGACATGTTATTGCAAAAGGTGGCGATATCAAGAAGATGATGGCTGAACTTTTTGGCAAAGAAGAAGGTTACAATAAAGGTCGCGGCGGTTCAATGCATATTGCTGATATGAGTATTGGGATGCTCGGCGCTAGTGGCATTGTTGGTGCGGCAGTGGCACCAGCGGTTGGTAGTGCCCTGCGTAGCTGGATAAAAAGAACCGATGATGTAACTGTCGTATTTTTCGGTGATGGCGGAGCCAATGCCGGTTCGATTTATGAAGCAATGAACATGGCCGCTGCCTGGAAATTGCCGGTAATATTTGTTTGCGAAAATAATCAATGGGCGATCGCGACAGATATTGCCCGGGTTACCGGCGATGCGGAAATTTATCAAAGAGGGATTGGTTTAGGTATTCCCAGTTTTCAATGTGATGGATTTAATATTTATCAAATTTGGGAAACAGCTAAAGAGGCCATTGAACGGGCGCGAACCGGTGAAGGGTCAACATTTATTGAATGTAAAACACTCAGATTATTGGGACATCATGCGACTGATGATAACTGGTATCGGGATATGTCAATTGTTGAAAAATATTGGCAAATTGAACCAATCACACGAATGGGTGAATTTATGGTTGAAAATAATATTGCCAGTGAAGCAGAATTAAAAGCCCTTGATGACGATGCTATGCAACAGGTACAGGAATCCATCGTTTATGCGGATACCCAATGTCACGAACCTTCCCTCGACACGTTTTATGACCACATTTATGCCGATGGCGAAGTGATTAAATAA
- a CDS encoding S8 family serine peptidase, which produces MKFKRILVFLLALALIGSSCPLGVLAENQSLVIQSLDQVAELENDSSVDDQIIVIYKDQANIGNLSLTTKDIKGGETLTDQVDIIQVTDTANVDNMVTELSANPNVLVAEKNSYIQTSALPNDPELSSEWQFERIGADKTWNVVDNPQTVVVAVIDTGVNTEHPDLDGNLVTGYDFVNGTTDMVDLAGHGTMVSGCIAAVANNKMGIAGVAGTANIKVAPYRVGGLVDNDKNLDVGYICAALYAAAARPEVRVINMSFGGYLVSSALRTAIENAASAGKVLVAAAGNEGANADYSGELAVPASYNNVISVGATDNTNKVAYFSQHNSLVDLCAPGQKIYTTNHDGGYEAVSGTSFASPITAGACAVLIASDPTLDSTTVENKLEATALDFGTTGRDDYYGYGMIQLDAALATVTPTVPLTINSFTVDKPTDQSVGTLLTLDAVASGGTGDYRYGFYYDLNGNTTTIQDYSPASSASFTPLSPGIYTLSVEVIDESNNLVKKSIVNYVVKEVTASINYRTHVQNEGWQNVVADGTVSGTVGQSLRLEAIEINTDAPAYDLGVKYKTHVQNIGWQDYAINGALSGTSGQSLRLEAIKIELTGNDAKLFDVYYQVHAQNVGWMGWTKNGEPSGTAGFGYRLEGIRIQILPKGSQAPGSIENAYLEN; this is translated from the coding sequence ATGAAATTCAAACGAATACTTGTTTTTCTCTTGGCATTGGCACTCATTGGAAGTTCATGCCCCCTAGGTGTTTTGGCTGAAAATCAATCACTGGTGATCCAAAGTCTGGATCAAGTGGCCGAACTGGAAAATGACTCATCCGTTGATGATCAAATTATTGTTATTTATAAAGATCAGGCCAACATTGGAAATCTGTCATTAACGACTAAAGATATTAAGGGTGGCGAAACCTTAACGGATCAAGTGGACATTATTCAAGTAACTGACACTGCGAATGTCGATAATATGGTCACGGAACTTTCGGCTAATCCGAACGTCTTAGTGGCCGAAAAAAATAGCTATATTCAAACGTCAGCGCTTCCAAACGACCCGGAGTTATCATCGGAATGGCAGTTTGAGCGGATTGGTGCCGATAAAACCTGGAATGTCGTAGATAACCCGCAAACCGTTGTGGTCGCGGTGATTGATACCGGTGTAAATACCGAACACCCCGATCTGGACGGAAATCTTGTGACGGGATATGATTTTGTTAACGGAACCACCGATATGGTTGATTTAGCCGGGCATGGAACGATGGTTAGCGGTTGTATTGCCGCTGTTGCCAATAATAAGATGGGGATTGCCGGGGTCGCCGGAACTGCCAACATCAAAGTTGCACCATACCGGGTTGGGGGATTAGTTGATAACGATAAAAACTTGGATGTCGGTTATATTTGTGCCGCTTTGTATGCGGCTGCAGCGCGACCTGAAGTAAGAGTCATTAATATGAGCTTTGGCGGATACCTGGTTTCATCAGCTTTGCGAACGGCGATCGAAAACGCGGCCAGTGCTGGAAAAGTTCTGGTGGCAGCAGCTGGAAATGAAGGTGCAAACGCGGATTATAGTGGTGAGTTAGCGGTTCCGGCATCGTATAATAATGTTATTTCAGTAGGAGCAACAGACAATACCAATAAAGTGGCCTATTTTTCACAACACAATAGTTTGGTTGATTTATGTGCACCAGGTCAAAAAATTTATACGACGAACCATGATGGCGGATATGAAGCGGTATCGGGGACGTCTTTTGCCAGTCCAATTACGGCGGGGGCTTGTGCGGTATTAATTGCATCAGATCCCACCCTTGACAGCACAACGGTAGAAAATAAATTAGAAGCGACGGCATTGGATTTTGGAACCACGGGAAGAGATGATTATTATGGTTACGGGATGATTCAATTGGATGCCGCGCTGGCGACGGTGACACCAACTGTGCCACTAACGATTAACAGTTTTACCGTCGATAAGCCGACCGATCAATCGGTCGGAACTCTTCTAACATTGGATGCAGTGGCCAGTGGCGGAACGGGCGATTATCGATATGGTTTTTATTATGATTTAAATGGCAACACCACTACCATTCAAGATTACAGCCCGGCTAGTAGTGCCTCTTTTACGCCGCTAAGCCCAGGAATTTATACCTTGTCAGTTGAAGTGATTGATGAAAGTAATAATCTTGTAAAAAAATCGATCGTTAATTATGTCGTAAAAGAAGTTACCGCATCCATTAACTACCGTACTCACGTACAAAATGAAGGCTGGCAAAATGTTGTGGCAGATGGAACAGTTAGTGGAACAGTCGGTCAGTCACTGCGACTGGAAGCGATTGAAATAAATACGGATGCTCCCGCTTATGATTTGGGTGTCAAGTATAAAACACATGTACAAAATATTGGATGGCAGGATTATGCCATTAACGGTGCCTTAAGCGGGACATCGGGGCAGTCGCTCCGTCTTGAAGCCATCAAAATTGAATTGACTGGTAATGATGCCAAGTTATTTGATGTTTATTACCAGGTTCATGCCCAAAATGTTGGCTGGATGGGATGGACTAAAAATGGAGAACCTTCTGGGACAGCCGGTTTTGGTTATCGATTGGAAGGCATCAGGATTCAAATTCTACCGAAAGGCAGTCAAGCGCCAGGTTCAATTGAAAATGCTTATTTAGAAAATTAA